GGAAAACAGAAACCTCAGCACACAATTTTTTTGTCTAATTCTCTGATTTAAAGTGTCCTTATATCCTCCTGCTACGGATCGGTTCCAGTTAcgattcctcctccttcgACTTGTTTCTCTCTTGTTGAGAATTAGCAAAAGCCTTTGGTCATTCATCAATTGGATGCAACTCTGTCAGCCGTAGAATCTTAAATTGCCGCACACATTTCGTTAGTTACCAAGAGCGATAGGGATTGGATTGGGCTATGAATAAGGTAGTATACTTAAAAGGGGACAGGGCGTAGAAGAGGTTCGATTGTGCCTCTTTCCGCCTTTCGTTTCTTCAGCAGACGCTTCCTGCTATTTCGGGTTGCTGGATTTCTGGCCAACTCCCTGCAAAGTTGCTGCCCACTGCCTGCCTCCTTTAACTCTCTCCcttcatttttgaaaaaagTGTCTGCTATCATTTCTTCTCCGCGAAGTGTGGCTGTGAGCTACCACACATAATTCAGAGCTTCCTTGCTCGTTCCCTTTCTTTGCAGAAATTTGAATACAACAAAGAAGTGTATGAAATTCAGATAAAGCCAAACTGCCAGTTCCACTTCCAGATGCAGCTTCAGTCGTTCCGTCCATCTACTTATTTGTCCACATCTTGACTTTTTAGTTTTATGCTTAGCTGTTTCCTCTTTGGGGGCACAAAAAACTATGCGACTTTCCCATCCGTGAGATGTTTTGGACCGGAAAACGGAAGCTATATCGTCCGGTGGATCGGTGGAGAACTGTAACTTTCAATCATTGAGCTGATACTCATCGCTGATACACATTGAATCACTCGGTATATGTTGATTACCAGCCCGAGAATGCTTAACAAGAGAGGGAAACGAAACCGTCCGCAGAAATTAAAGAGACAAGTGCTACAGGAAGTTGAATTTCtacaaaatcaaagaaaacgaaaatccATTCTATGTCTCAGGCTCGGATAATTCTCGACTTATTTAAactgaataaataaatgaagaatatAGGACTCGCTTTGGATTGCGATGCATTAAATACCCTTGCTTGATTCGTAGGGAAACCACATCATATAGTACTCTGACATAGAATTATTATCCAATGATTTATGAAGAAACATATGAAACTATAGTTCGCAGCGTTCGGGATTTGTGTCATCTGGGACTGTCTATGCAAATCTAGTtaactaaacaaaaaatacaaaaaccacCAAAATACACACATTCGAGAACTAATATATACAGCGGGATAGATCGGGACTCCAGGCACTTACTCCTGATTTGGCCTGTTTGTCGTTGAAGAGCGTCGTTGCATTTGCGGCGGATGAGGTCGGCGAGATGTCCGCCGTGGCCTTTCCGGCTGGAAAGGAAAACGTatttaaaattctttttaAATTTCAGTATGAAGTTAACAGAATTTAGGGTACGAACTGTACGAAGTATAGATCTCCAACAGATCAGCTGCTGGGAAATCAAGCTGAGGTGCTTACCAACTGTCTCCGTCCTTGGCGCTGAATGATAAAGCTAGATACATTGACGATTTCACGATTTTCCCACATTTATTTTGTCAACAAACTTCAAGGAGTGAACATCGCTAACCTTTGGAGGAGTAAAAAATAGTTCAATctgttctggctctggttcaTCCACCCGGACTGTCGCTGCTCCTGGAGGCTCTGGCAGTGGCTTTGCTCGGAGCGCAGGATCATTAGTGGCCCAATCCGGCTTTGGATCAGTACCAGCGCAACAGCAGGCTGCTCCGGGTGGACTTTGAGCCTAGCCTGTGTCCCACCTTTGGGGAAGGCGCAACGTTTGGCAATTTCAAAGGATTTGGCGGCTATGGAGCCAAGCGGCAACATCTTCGACACCTTGGGTGAACAGAAATCTGGCTTGTCCTTTGGCAATCTGGCCCAGACCGGCAAAGCCAATGCCCAGAAGCCGCCTTTTCCTGTTCCCTGTTTCATTTTGTTACTCAATTAAGGCTGGGATGCCATGTGGTGTGTTTTAACTGGAAGTGCATATAATTTCCAAGGTTTCCAGGCTTTGCGTGTGGAACGCGTCAACGTGTTTAGCACAGTTTTGTGGCCATTTTCATAAATCCGTGTAATTGTTTCTCTTTTCTGTTTCACTGTCGAGCTGTGGTGACTGTCGGGCGGTCCTCTGTACCCTCCCTCATTCACTCCTGTGCCACTGTTCACCACACGGCTATAACACAAGGCGGGCCCCGTGTCAGGTCAGACCTATTTGCCAACATGGAGATGGAGTCGGCGAACGCAAACCCCATCTATGACATGCGGTTTAAACGTCACCCAATCCTGCCCCTTCAACCGATTGTCTGCTCAGCCCTTCCACTCCTATAGGTGCAACAacaattatatttaatttttaggCATGTTTAGGCCAGGCATGAACGCTTTCGAGTCCATTCTAGGTGGCTTTTTGTCTGGCAACATACCTCTTCACAGGCCACAGCATGCAACACGTCAAAAGTTGAACGACAAGCGTCGGCCGTTGACTGTCAGCGCGGtctaaaaacataaaaattgtCGGCACATTGCTAAAATTCCAGGAAATTATTAGGAAAGGCGGGGAAGAGAAGCAGGGTGGACAACTGCCAGTAATTAAAATGAGTAAAATATAAGAGGAACAGCAACGAGCGCAAAAAGGCTGACCAAAGAGTCTGGCTAGCGTAATgagtttattaattaataaaaatcacCCTCTTGCTCGCTCAGAATTTTCCAATAATGGTATTCGGCGCCACGCACTTACTGCAGGTCTTCAGTGAAGAAGAGCAACGAAATAATCAGCTACAGAGGAGAAGGAATAGAGTGAATACACCCAATGCCAATCATAAATATGCGGATGTGTGTGCATGTCCATTGCGAAAAGATGCATCTTAGAAAAGATGCatcatgtacatatatccaatATTTATCGTAACTACTTCATTTGAGTTCTACAGCTGTTTAGCTAATCTTCCTTTTTTTCCAGATTGGTTTTGCCAATACTGTGGGATTACTTTATCGTAGAACCACCCATGAGTCTGAAAAAGTTTCTGTACAACGTTTCTAATTTTTTCTGACTTAAATTGAATAGTATGGGAATTATTTCATCAGAATTCTATAGAcctttctctcagtgcactTCTGTCCTTCTATTATTGGTGTGTGCTCCTCTTTGTTTTGCCCGTTTTTTTGTAGTCGCGATAATTTGCGACAAGTGCGTATTTTGCTCTGGCCTTTTGTAGAACGAAACTTGAGTGCCAAGGCAGTTAAGTGGCTGCAAATTGGTATCGTTTAAAGGGCCACCACCACCCCATTTCCACTCGCAAAGCTGTCCCTACAACGTTGTTAACTGCGTTGTTAGCTGCTGGTCAAAGCAATTATTTGCAAAGTCCTTCTCCCACCcaaacagagcagaacaaagGCGAAAGGTCCAACACCTCTATTCGAATGGATGTGAAAATTCATCTCTCTTTGAATTTATTATCCCACATTATCCACTTTCACTGTCATAACTTTCCGCTTATGTGGCTTTCAGTTATGTTCAGTTTCAAAACTGAACATGTTGtatatgaatgtacatatatgaatacTACGACCCTATAGAGTGGATACTCTCGATTAATTTTTAGAAATAGATGAATATTTCCATCTGGGAGTCCGCACGTCGGTAGGTAGGGTAGGTAGGTAAGGTAGGGTCTTTTAGAAAAACACTTCAGCATTTTTacaatcaaatatatatatattaaaaatagcattgtattaaaaaaatgtaaattcattctttatttttattgagaTAATTATAATATGAGCTTGAAAATCTTTTTAGTCAATTAAATTCATAGTTCAACACCTAAACATGGTAATTTGAACATTCCTGCCAACATCATCCCATGCCTGCAAGACTATCTTTATCTTTTTCTTCATGAAtaacaaagaaaaaactatTTCAAATACAAACTTCTATGATTTTCCTCGTATACgaggtggctgtggctttctCTAGTAAGGTACTTAAGTGACGTGGCAGTAGTGCTGGTCTGATTCGTTGAGTGCTTTCCAATTGGCATCGTTCAACAGGCCACCCATTCCCCCTCCCAAAGCGTCGTCTACAAATTTATAAGCTGAGTTGTTAGCTGCTGGGAAAGGCCGATGGGAAAGGCTATCCTATCTACGAGTATGCATTTCAAGACTCATCTCTCTGCAAATTTATTAACCACTTTTTCTGGCAAAACTTTGAGCTCATGCGGCTTCGTTATATGCCTCCGAAGTATAATTTTGTGGGCACTTAAACTTTTCACTCTTTCGGACCTGTTTTGCGGCTGGCCAGCGGACCAGGGTAAGGCGCATACTCGTGTATTAACCTTTGAGCAACCCGTTAATGAATCACTTTCGCCCATCCCCTGACCACAGACTACTCGTAGAACACCACAAGGCACCACTTTCGAATAGTTTTGGTTACCGTTCTTTGGGTGCGGAGCGGACCCAAATTTATGGTTTTCCTGCGATTGTATTGTAGAAGCCACAAAGACTACGAAAAGTAAAGACTTTCGAACTGGAACCAAACCAGCGACAACTAAGAAATCTAATTGGTTTAATTCTGTCTGCCTCTCTTAGGATTCTAGCATCTACTTTGGTTGCGCACCTAGTCTCTTTTTCTGATTCTCTAGGTAGAGGAAATGAAATATCAAAGACcagaaatattcaaataagATGTTACTATCCaattttacaatatttaatatttattattatattattatttgccattgctgctgtctgctgtttgAATTAAATAGGAGCCGTAATAAAATGGCTTTTGAAtagatttatatttaaatcaaagttcATTATCATAACcgaatattaaatttaaatatggtATATTATGTCTTACTATGAAACAATTAAATGCATCAGCAACGGGTCGAGCTGGGATATATATTACCCTTTCACGTAACAATCATGGATCTTATATCAATCCTGGATTAAAGATCAATCATAGATTATGTTGCTATCTTTTCTTGTTGTCATCGAAAACAGCGTTAATTTGATTCTGATTGACCAATCATTCATCATTTATCTCTCCTCAGCAATTAAATTCCACTGCTGAACCCCATCTTGCTGTTAAAATTTTCTTCTACTTCGTATTCGTATGGCTCAGTCGATAGCTCTGGGTCTCAAAAAAAACGAGGACCATATGCATTAGTTTTGGGACAGCTTTAAAGGAAAGGCAAATTCCAGTAAACAATGAAACACAGACACATAAAAGTTGCAATGTGCAGCGGAGAGCGCACTTGGCAGAACCCTTGGTTTCCAGGGGGGAACTACTACTCAGAGCGGCTCAACGAAACGTACAGGCAACCAAACGGAAGCCCACGCTGCGGAAGTGAATTTGTTCGTTTCCGCTTCTACCACCATACGATGAGTGGAAGGAAGATGACTAAAAGTAGTAATAGGTCGAGTCGCGGCATAGAATGCACATGAAACAGATAGGGTAGGAAGAGGACAGGCGGTCAACCAATCAAAACtaaatgacaaaaatacaaaGTAAATGACAGAAAAATCAACCTAAAAGTCTACAAAAACTGGCATAAAAATACTTGTACCATAGAAACTCACTCAGCGGAAATTTACTCCACATTCGAGTATGTCTGACTGCGCGACTGTGTAGAACTTCCGCTTCCGCAACGGAAGCTAATGAGCGTAGCCAGGAGGCACGCAAGGGCGAAAATGACTTGCAACTGCAAAAAAAATTCCTCGATAACTCTTAAATTTAAAACACGTAATTTGGATTTATCTGTGTTCCCTGGCGTTAATGTGACTTTACAATAACTGGGAAATATGATAGATATTTCTGTAATGGAAGAAATTTTAATAACTGCAAAAGTGCATAGAAGGTCACTGGCAAATTCATCAGCCGCAGTCCTGCCACAAGCTCACGTTCTAGCACCCATTCCCCTCCCAAAAGAATATTTTGGCCAAGACTTGGCATTCAAATTACAGTCGAAAATTATATTTCGACCACTTTCGCTCTTTAATTAGACGCTGGGTTCCCGACGTCTATTCTGATTGCTTTTCGTGTATGCTTGAGTGCAGTTTGTAGTTATCTGTCAAGGGCAGACCTCAGTTGAGCCTGCCTGTTTTATCAAAAGTATACTTTATTTAAAATCTACTGTATACGTTTATATATAGTAAGCAGGCTAGTGCCACCCATATATAATGCCACCCCGAACAACCTTTTTTACTTTGTGTATTTTGGCTTAATTATCAAATTGACAACATGACGTTGAGTGGAAAGCATTCAGGAGGTTCTATACCCCCACCGATTCAGACATACGCGTTCCTCGTTTGGGCTGAGAAAACTTGCCACAAACTATGTGTGGCACTGTGCCCTCACTTCTTAGTCCCCCTTATTGAGGACATCGAAACTTTAATGAGCCCTAACGCATTCCATGTGAATAtcgattttattttaaatttattttcttgcTAATTCTTGCTTCTGTTGCTATTGTTTTACCCTCCTACGTCATCCTCCATTGATACAGACAACACACAACACGCGTGCAACAATGTGGAGTTGTTCCTTTTCGTTGCACAAGCCAAAATCACACAACTTTCGGGCTACTCTCCAACCCTTACTCTCACTCCCACGTGGGTGTTTTCTGCAACTTTTCTGACCATTCAACTATAATAGTCCGGAACCttgcagcaaaaacaaagggCGAGCCACTACGAGGTCTATAAGGAGGaggaagatgatgatgacgatgacgatgacgacagACCACCTGACTTGACGAGTTTCCTGCCACAGCCTGGTGTTTTAGCAGAACGCTACTGGGAGCTCATAGTGTTTATACAAAACGGTAAGCACAGAATAAACTTAAACATCGTATTTATTGGGAAACACTAGATCTGAGTTTCTCTGATTTTCGGGATACTCTAAGAGTCATTTTGATGCTCATGATGCTCCCTCGACTGGTGGTCTGGGGATCTGTGGAGATTCATGGGGCAGGGAGTCTAAATATTCTTAAAACCCTTAATGACCAGGACGATGATGAGGAATTTGATGATGCTGTTAAAGGTAGCTATACTCCATTCTCCATCCTAACTGGTGTCGACAATGTGATTTTCTTGTTGGctctgttgttgccattggGCTAACTGCTGTTGACTTATATTACATGAAGTTTTTATTGCTGTGAGTCTGCTTTTGTAACCAGCTACTGCAGATGGGCTGGGTAAGTCGTTAGCCATGGGTTACCATGTTTGGATCTTGTCTAGCCTTGATATCATACAACCTCCCTCTCTACTTCGGAAAACATAATGGAATTTTCATGTAAGCAATTTGcatggcttttgtttttcttcgcTTTTCAGGCTGGAAAAACCTTTGCGAGAGACATGGCACATGCAATCATATATCATTAATTAACACATCATCCAATCTTTGGCTCTTTCTTCATAGTTTTCTGTTGTAATTGGATGGAGATGTTCTCTCCGGTTGCAGATTTAACCTTTTGGCTTATACTAAGAGTAAATCCCATTCCCTTACTCTTATTAATTCTTGATATGTATATTTTGCCTTTGTGTCCAGCTGTTTGTCAAGCTTATGAGCTCAGGATAAATATAAAGAGCGTCCTCCCAACAGCAGAGAAAAGGAATATGAATCGCTGAATCTCGGCGTATTTGCTCATACGTGTATCTGTATAATCAGTAGAACCATTTCAAAGTCAAAACCCTaggtcacacacacacagatactcataCTAGTTGAGTTGTTGAGGGCGTTTCTAAGTATGAAAATAGGAATGTTATATGTTAGATGAATGCTCCTACTTAGCCTTTTGCTTCAAGTGGAAGGTCTCTCCGGAAACCGTTGCATCACCATCTGTGCTAGATGCTGTTTCGGAGCAATACAACAACTGCTGCCATCTGgtgggtatgtgtgtgtctaatttcatttagttgtggctgctgctcatgTGAGTGCTACCGATTTCTTTCGTATCCTCCATCTCCTCTGACCTGTTCACGAAATCCTCGGTTCCTGTCCGGCAACGCCAACGTTCACAAAACACAACTATAGTACTGCTCTTTCTACCTATGTAGCAacctctctttccctcttaCTATATCTCTCTGTTTGAGTGACTTGACTTGACGTGGAGTTATTATAAATATGACCTCGCGCCTTAGTCCTTCAGCCAAAGTTTCAGCTTTAGCTTGAATTTTTGAAAGCTAAGAGCACGAGGAACTAAACATTGTATAGTGGGTGTAACTCCGAATTTTGGGCCGTGGTCCTGCCGTCCCCGGCATTACGcatatacattttaattattcGGTTTTCCACTTCAGCTGTCTCTCTCCTCCTGGCAAAAGTATTAGTAGGCTTGCGATTCTAATTAGAAGACGGAAAAGAAAAGCACTTAGCACTTAAGAGTGGTCCCATACAATAAAAAGACAGTTGAAATTCGTTTTCGTTACCGTGGCTAAGATGGCGCTTAAGCTGCTCGTTGATTGGCTCGTGAAGTTGGTCAGTTACTTCTAAGTAAAAAAAGAGGGTGCAATCTACAGAAAATTAGATATTAGATAGATTAGAtactctctcctctcctctcttcagtaatttttttcttctttttcttgaagaACTAGCAGATCATCTCAAAAAGATTAAGACCAGCTTAAATTGATACATGTGACTCTATGGCTGCCGTACTAAAGTTTCTTATTTCTTCTGCACGTCATCGTTTATTCAACTATACAGAATCTGTCCCTGATTGTGAAAGACCAGTCCCAAACCATATTCAACTCTTGTGATCAATTTCCAACTTGTACTCT
The sequence above is a segment of the Drosophila pseudoobscura strain MV-25-SWS-2005 chromosome X, UCI_Dpse_MV25, whole genome shotgun sequence genome. Coding sequences within it:
- the LOC6899498 gene encoding uncharacterized protein is translated as MTLSGKHSGGSIPPPIQTYAFLVWAEKTCHKLCVALCPHFLVPLIEDIETLMSPNAFHQKQRASHYEVYKEEEDDDDDDDDDRPPDLTSFLPQPGVLAERYWELIVFIQNGLVFN